The window GATGGGTCAAGGGTTGGAGCACGGGTCAAGGGTGGCTATGGTGTTATGGAGCCTCCCTGCTCCCCAGTACCTACCCGGTTAAAGATGTTGTCAAAGCTGTTTGGGCTGGTGACGTCGAAGCAGAGCAGCAGGACACTGGCATCCGGGTAGAACAGGGGCCGCAGGCGGTCATAGTCATCTTGTCCTGGGCAGAGTTGGGGGGGTCACTCCTTCCAGAACTCTTGCCTGCTGTTGGCACCTCCTGGATAGGGAGGCCACCCCAGCAGATGGGGGCTTCTGGAGGGCAGGGCCTAGTTTTGTTCCTTGTGTGAGTGTCCTCTTGTGGTGGCGCTTACCTGGCCTGCCTGAGGGATGAACTAGCCCTGGCCTGGGAAGAGCATTTGCCAGGGGGGCCTGTTCCAGGGAAAGAGGTTAGGCAGAGGCCCACCTGGAGCAGTTGAGGCCCACCCACTGCTCAGGAGCCTGCTTTGCCCTGGGCTTGGGGGctgaggaggaaggggcaggtgGGACCCCACAAAGACATCTTAGCCCATTGAAGGCAAGAGGAAACCTGGGATGCCTTCAGTTCAGCTTTGAGTTCACCCCGTGTGGGCAAGGCCAGAGGCCAAGATCAGGATCAGGCAGGTCTTGGAAAGCTAAAGTCAAGGGTGGagagcctgggaggccaggacCAGTCCACTCCTTGAAAGCCCAGAGCTCTTACTCCTATTTTCCTCCAGACCAGGGGCTGCCCTGGGATGGGGAGGCACCAGACAGGTGCCAAAGCTACGAGGGACCAGGTTCCTGGAGCCAACACCTTTTTGGGAGGCTGACTGACTTCCCAGGCTTAGAAGGAAGGGGCACGGCTCTGTCCCAGGCCCCTGGGGCCCGCGGAAGCGCCTCTTGCACCCTGCCCCCGCCAAGCCCCCAACACCCACCTGCCGTATCCCACACCTGGAGGTGCACAGGTTTGCCCTTCACCTGCAGATGGACGCTGTACCGCTCGAACACCGTGGGGGTGTAGCTCTGAGGAAGCAAGGGGGAAGGCGGGTGAGGAAGCTTCTGGGAGCGTGGGGCGCCAACACCCAGGAACCGGCAGCACTGCCCCCTCCCCAGGTGTCAGTGTCCTTGCTTCTGGGAAAGCTCCTGGTGGCCTGCCCAGAGGGGAGGCCTAGAGCCCTGCAGGCGAGATCTCCACCTTCCCTGGTCCTGTTGGCTTCCTTTATAAAAGTTTCAAATCCCTGCCTCGGAGTGTCGCTCTACAGGGTCTACCAGATACTGGGGGTCCGGCCCCTGTCAGGCCCTGGCACAGAATCAGCACCCTTTACATGCCAGTTACTGGTGCTTTCTTTGTCCTCCTAGACAGGGGCCTCCCAGTTTTGAGCCTTCATTCATGCTGTCCCCTTCTCCTGGAGTGACATTAACCTACATCTGTTCCTTGTTCCttcatgtattcattcagcaaacatgaGCACCTCCTCAAGGCCCAGTTAGAAACACCAAGGAGCATGCCACAAACAAGACTCAGTCCCTGCTCAGGGGAGCCCACGAGTTTTAGGGGTCCCTCCCTTTGGGGGAGCACCaggtggattgaactcaggggcactcaaccactgagccacatccccagccctattttgtattttatttagagacagggtctcactgagttgcttagcatcttgccgttgctgaggctggctttgaactcacgatcctcctgtctcaggctccagagctgctgggattacaggtgtgtgccaccatgccgggCTAGGGGTCCCTCATTTGCCTCTCAAGTTCTTGGAATTCAGACAAAACCCCTGTCAAATCCCCTTCCCCTGAGTTGCCTTTCCTGAACCCCTCCCTGGGGCATCTCTGGAGTCAGTCATCCAGGGCAGAGGCCCCTCCAAGTCCTGCCTCACCTGAGCTCACTTCTTCCAAATAAAGGTTAGACACACATGAAAGAGGACAGGTTTTGTGCACAGatgaaaacacaggaaaaaggAGGGAGGTTTTGCTAAACAGACCCTGAGCAACAGGCAAGGAAGTTTTCAACTCCGCCACAGTATGGCCCTCTTGCCCCGAGGGGCATTCTGCACTGTCTACATCTTGGGTCCCTAGGCCTCAATGGCTTGCTCAGGTTGGCTGGTGGGGCCACAGTGTGGGGCCTCTGTTCTCCTCCCTTCCCATGCCGGGTGTGGCCCTCAccttccagtgactcaggaggactCTGGGCCTACCCACTGGCTAGCCCAGTTGCTGGCCATCTGAGACAGGCCCTGGTCAGTTGGGAGGAGCAGCACCGAAGTGGTAGGATAGTACTGACCTCCAGGACACTTGGAAGGCCACAGAGGGTGTGTGGGGGGCCTCAGAGTGGGCAGCTGGGAAGATGGCTAGGCTCTGGATCTGTCTttctctctaccaactgagtagCAGACAAGGACCCCAGCAACCTGCCCATTCCCCCTGGCCTGCCCAGGCCCTCAGGCCCTTTGCCTGTTGGGGGACAGTGTGACCTGGGAATGTAGCTAGGATCATTGGCACTGGGATCAGCTGGGCTTGGCTTAGGGTCTGGCTCTGGCACCCACCATTTGTGACTTTAGGCCAGCCCTGTCACTGATTAAAGGGGAAGAATGTCACCTTATGATGTGGTAGAGGGGTGGACTGGCAGGAAAGTCTCCAGCATAAAAGCTCACTACTTAGCTGACTGCCAGAGGCAGTGTCTACTCCAGTCCCTATCCATTCCTCTAGGTGACAATACCTCCCCATTCCTCCCCAGCCTCTACGGTGAGAGGTCTCCTGACCTGAGCTGCAGGGTGGGGACACAGAGCTCTTGCAATCTTCACTCTGTCGTCTTGCAGAGATGCAAATGGTGGAGACCCCAAGGCCACCATTTGCTAGGCCCTTAAGCACATGGCCCGTCCCGGCGCCATCTTTGATCCTCACAACCTTGGAGAGCCAGTACACTCTGTGTTCTCCAGAGAGGCCCAGGAGGGAAGTGATATGCTCCAGTGATGGCTAGACAGCTGGGCAGTTATGCAGCCAAGTCCATCTGGCTCTAGGGGCCcggctctgtccccagcacctgccTCTCCTGAAGTTACCAACTCTAATTTCTGTTGCTGGGAGTGTACAGGAAAGTGACAGGTCACTCCTCTGACTTGGAATTGTCATTGCCCTTCCCCTTACTCTGGAATGTGGCTCTGGAGACACTCTATACTTTTTGTTGTGTTCTTTGACCCCCAGGGAGGGTCACCCTGTGTCCATGGGACAAATAAGTGCCTAATCTTATCTGCAGAGCTATACTCAGTTAGAAAGGCAGGGTCGGGCCTGTGCTGGGCCAGGTCAGAGGTGACTCAGCCTGGGGCCTGCCCTCATGGGGCTCTCTCACAGACAGTGGATCATTACAGAATGGGGGAGACGGCTCAAGAGAGGGTGCCAGCATCTCCCCAGGAAGGACACCTATGGGAGCTGGACCACAAGGGCTCGGGTGAACTGAGCAGGCAgaactgcttcctgctgcctcCTGTCCCCTTTCGAGGCCTTTGGGTATTGGTCCTATGGTAATGGTTGTATTCCCAAATTCTAGCCAGGACTGGACGGGGCTGTCACCCGAGTCCTGggtccctccctgccccaggagcTCTGTCCCCCTTGCTTTCTTCTGCCCTGTACCTGAGGTTGGGCCCCAACTGACGAGACTCCCTGTGGCGTCTCAAACCCCAGCCTGTTCTCCAGCCTTCATTTAGGGCAGGAAGCCTCGGGGATGGGGCCCCAACCTTCCTAGCTGCTGGCTCCCTGGGCTTCCAGGGCTGCCAGGAAGAGGAGGTTGAGTCCAGTAGGCAGAGCACTGGGGGCTCAGGATGGGCACCGCCGTGGCAGGGCCATGGCCCCCCTGTGAGGCTGCCTCTCTGGCTTATTTTCCCTTCTGTAAAATAAAGCCTTTACAGTTCTTGAATCTGTGGTTCTTTAAAAGAAGGCACTTTTAAAGTGCTAGGGAATCCAGGCACAGAGAGCCCCTCCCTTGGTGATGAACATGCCCACCTCTCCCCTGGCCACCCCAGCATGACCTCCAAAACACTTCTTTGAATGTGCACTTCCACATGGTAACCTCTCAGAAACTGCCACCATCTCACCAACTATGAGGACTGATCCAGGACACTGGTGGGGAGGGGCGGCCCCTCCACGCCCCAGTCTTGAAGGTGCCCCCGGGGACCCCCTGTGGTGTCTCTCCAGGGTGCCATCATAATGGTTGTGTTCTCATGGGCAGTATCTGGGGGCCTAGAAATCACCTCCAACCTAAAAAAACTGTAACTAGCCAAAGGAAGTGATGTCAGTCAGCTCCAAAAACCACAAAATGAGTGGCTGGATGTTACCACCGTGGAAAGAATGGCCCAGTGCTGTTTGCAGGCCCAGCCTCTCCTGCCTCCGCCATCAGAGGCCTGCACAACCCAAGAGGCTGACTGCAAAGGAGGATGTGGAGAGGCTGGAGGCCACTCATGGGTTCCAAGGACTCTCATTCCTTCCTGGGCCCAACCCCTGGCCCTAGCCTTGGTGTCCCTGGGAGTCGGTCTGGACAGTCTATCAATGAGAAAGGCAGAGCAGGACTAACCGTCAACAGGCCCAGGGTGGCTGGGGCACCCCAGGTGCCATGTGGAGATGTCCAGCAGACTCGCCTTTCCTCTACCTAGTTACCTACTAGGTCACTCTGCCGGTGAGgcaaaactgaggctcagaaagactAAGCAAGTTATTAAGGAGCAGTGGGGTTCATTAGAGGACAGCCCTGGTGCCAACCCAGCTGTCTGGCTCCAGACTGGCCTGCTCTTCTCTGCGTGTAGCCAGGGCATGAGCACTGCATGGACAAGAGCCAGAGAAGAGATGATGTTTCCCAAGAAGGACATTTGCCAGTTTTCAGAGCTGAACACTTGACCTCTGGTAACAGGCTCCTCTATTAACTCAGGTGGTCACTTTCATTATTCCTATTATGTAGTCAAGGAATCAGACACAGAGAAGTCAAGGGATTTGCCCAAGGGCACATAGCTGTAAGTGGCAAAGACATGATTTGAATCCTGCCAGTCTGGCTCCAAAGCCCTCAGTCTCTCTTAGCCTAGCTGTGCCAAAGTGCTCCCTTGGGACCCGTCATGTACTCAGGAGGTCTGATTCCATCTCTGGGTCACTCCTCCAGGGTAGATGCCATTCGCCCGACGTTACAGATGACATCTCTGGGGCCTCCACTCCCAATGGCAGATTGAGAACTCTGCCCTTGACCCCACACCCCGCTGGGAGGCCCCTGGGGGCCGGGGCTGCGTGTGCCCCTGCGCAGACTGGGCACACGGGCCCGCGCGGGCACTCACCTCGGGGAAGGCCCCATCGGCGAAGACCATCAGCAGCGACGTCTTCCCGCAGCCGCCGTCGCCCACCAGGACCACCTTGACCGACCGCACGCCGGGCGGCGCGTCCTCGCCGGTGGCCTGGGCCGCCTTCATCGCCGggcgggcggcgggcgcgggCTGCGGCGGCGGGCGCGGGGCAGGCCCGGCGGGGCAGGAATGTGGAAGGGGCGGGGCGGCGGGAGGAAGTGCGAGCCGGGCGGCCCGGGGGCGGCGGCCGGAGCGGGCGGCCGAGCCCAGGTGAGACGCCCCCGCCAGGATCGCGGCGCGGGCGCAGGATCCGTCCCttccagccgctcaggaggcgcTGACAGCATCTGCCGTGTGCGGGCGCCGGGGCCGCAGGGCCCTACGTCCTCGGGAGGGCACCCTGGTCTCGAGAGGGAGAAGACCAGTAGCCGGGCCGCCAAAAGGGGGCTGGGGTGCGGACCGAGGAGAGGCGCCTGGCCTGCTTTCCCTGGGAGGAAGTGGCCTGAGCGAGAGCGGTGGCCTTTGCCGCTGTGCTTTTCCCCTAAGCGCCGGACACTGAGCACAGCACAGTCCTCCCTCCAGGTGTTTCAGGCCAGGTGCGGAGGGGGTGGCCTGCCATGTCCTGTGGGTCAGTCCCGTCTGGCCTACCCTGTCCCCTCAGGCAGCACCGGGAAGCCTGCCGCAGGTGTCTGGCCACTTATTTCACCTTGGCTGGAATGTGATCTACGGAAAGCGATGGAATCTTCCATCCATAAAGTGCTTGGAGCGGGGTCTGACATATGGTTGGTGCCACGAGGGGTTCTTAGTGTTTAACCAGCAAAGATGGCCCCGTTTCCAAGGGCCTGGGGATCCCGAACTGTTCAGGACAAAGTTCCTACCTTGAGAAACCCACAGCCTAGAATGGGAGACAGGCAGGACATCAGTGTGATGAGACCCACACCAGGTAGGGACAGGCTCTGGGACAGGAGTAGGGAAAGGGGCTCCTCACCCAGGTTGAGGGAGGTAGGAAACCCTTCTGACAGGAGAGGCCAGAGTCATGAGGAACAAGTAAAACACGGTGGAGTGGGAGAGGGAAAAGGTTTTCCTAATGAGGAGGCAACTGGCCGCCCTGCCACTGTAGGAGGCAGTGAGGGGAGCCCCGCCCCCATCCTTCCCAGGGTGGGGCCAGGGCACGCTTGGTTGGGAGCTGGTGCCCAGAACACTTTGGATGCCGGGAATAAATCCAGTATCAAACTGGAAACTTACCGTCACCTGACCTCCCCACCCCTGTGAGTGACCAGAGTTTAAACCTTTATAAAAGGAACACAAGCCATCTCCCCAGATCTTGGACTGGATGTTTCACTGAAGCTTAAGGAACAGGGCAGAGGCCTCTGCATGCCGAGGTCCCCTCATTCCTGTCCCAAGCTTCACCTCAAGGCTTCACTTAGGTTGAATGGAGCCTCACCTGGATGGAGGGAGCCTCCCCAGGACGGCTCCACCTTTCAGGAGTCCCTTCCTCCCCGAAACTGCCTTAGGGCTGGGCAGTGACTTGGCACTGGCTGGGCGTGTAGTTACTGAGCAGGGCTCCCCGCCCCAGGAGTGGCAAGGAGGGGCCCTGTCCCCCGACATCAGCTGTCAGCTTCGTCATCCTCATCACCTCTGTTCCCTGCTGCTGGGAGGCAGGTGGAGCCAGTGAGGGTGGAGGGAGCTGAGAGTCAGGCCCCCGTTGCTATAGGAATAATCATCCTAATGACATGCTCGATGGCTGGCATGCGTTGCAGTTTCTCTGAACTTTTCCTAATAATAACAGTGCCCATTACTGGATTGCAAACCACGCGCAGGAGGTGGGAGTTTTTAGTGCCATTCTGCAGATGAAGAACCTGAGGCTCAGACAGGTTAGGTCCTTGACTGAGCTCTACAGCTTGTAAGAGGCCAAACTGGAATTTGGACCCCAGTCCCCCAACATCACCCCTCACTTGTGGTATTGCATTCAATTCAGACTACCAAGTGGGCAGAGCCAGAGAGCTgctttccccattttacagatttggaaactgagtctcagagaggccACAGCTTGTCTTTGGCCAGTGGGACCAGAGGTAAGATTTGGTCTCCTGATGTCAAGCCCAGCCTCACCCCATCCTATGCTTGTGCTTCTACAAGAGGCAGATTGATCCCTGCACCATGGCCATCTGCCCTAGTTGGCGGGGAATTTCCCCCCAGTCTTCTGGACCACATTGTTTTCCTGGAGTTTATTTTTGGAGTGGGGAGGTGCCCAGGTCACACAGTTGACCTGGCCAGGGCACTGTTTACTATTTTACTGTTTATTGTGGCCACTGTTAATTTCCAGCCTGTGGGTGACTCAGACCCCTCCAGGCCCCGCCCATCCTGAGCTGGGAGTCCTTTACGTAGGACTGCCCTGAAGACACCGAGGAGCAGAGAGGCCGGACCAGCCTCAGTCTTGCCATGTAGGTGACCAGACTGGTGGTTTAGCCCCCAGCCAGGGCAGGACCACTTCAAGGGCAGGGACCATGGTGGACCCATCGCTGTACCCCAGCCTGCCTCAGGCGGGCAGCAGCTGTGGCTCAGGATGCTGTGCCCAAGGGATGGCCAGGCTGGATGaacaggggagggaaggaaaagggcagagtgaagaggaagagaggaagtagGCGGGTAGACGCGCTGGCAGAAAGAACCAAAGCTTGCACAGATGAGTGTGTGACATGCCCAAGGGGGGCCTGCAGACCACTCCTCAGCCTTTACCTGCTCCAAGGCCCCTGGCTTCTGCCCCATTCTCTGACACCCGTCCCTGCCCTCCCCTGAGTCGGGATTCCCAGGAGTCCCTGCCAGTCCCAGTCGATTCTCTGCTGCCCCCGTGTGGTCTCTCTGCACCGTCATCGCCCCAGGTACCTGCCGGGCCTGGGGTTCCGgctcagagagggaggaaggaagtgcAGACTGGGGAGCAGGACCTCGGAGATGCAGTCCTGTCCCAGGATACCTTGGAGAGGCCTGGGGTGCCGTTTCCAAAGCACCGGCTCCACACACCTCCTCTGGACCCTCCGCTCTCATCCCAAACTCCAGATCCCAAGAAGCCAGGATGCTCAGCCTGAACCTCTCCACCCCAAACCTTGACCTCGCATTTGCCAAATACTTGCTGTGTGCCCAACACCTGGCCTGTCACCTATTGCACCCTATGAAGCACGTACCATTCCTACACTCACTTCTTTGACAAgcgaggaaactgagacccaagaGGACAGATTATCTGCTCAAAGTCCCATGGCTGGTACGTGAGGAGCCGGACCTTGAACCCAGGCTGCTGGGTCCCGGAGCCCACCCACACAGAACCCCGAGAAGTCAGGAGGGGGACCTTGACAGGCTGTCTTCTTCCACATCCTCATTCTTCAGATGGAGAGACTGAGGCCCTGAGAGGGGAAGGAACTTGTCACACAGAAAGTAAGCAGGAGAACAGACCCAGGTCGATGCCAGGTGGAACCCAGAGAGCCAGCCCAGCCCACCGctgcccctgcctcctctccctgaCTTATTGGTCAGGTGGGGTGGTGGGTCAGTGACGGGGTGGAGAGACGGGAGCCCTGTGATCCCTCTCGGTGCTGTTCAGCCTTTGTGCTGGTTGTCCCTGCGGGTGTGTGTCCCAGGAGGGGAGAGAGGCTAGGGGCTGAGGCCAACTGTGGCTGCCACAGTGGCTCATCGTGCTTCTCCCACACGCAGGCCTGGCCCAGGCCACGCTGCTGGTCAGATCAGCCACCCACACCTCCGTGGTGCGAGGCcggaggagaaggggagaggaagtgACAGGAGGAGATGGGAGCCTGGGGAGGGGCTCAGAGAAGAGCCGGAAACACTGAGAAGATCGTGAGAGATGAGCCCAGGGAAAAGCAGCTTTCCCAGCCTGGGGGCGGCGCCTCAGTTTGAATCCTGTTAAATGAACCCCAAACCTGAAGGCAGCTCAGGAGCCTcccacctgccctccctgcccctcactcATCAGGAGCGATGTCACTCCTAAAGCTCCTTAGTGACCCCCCCCACTTCCCTCAAATCTGCTCCCGCAGATCTGCTCCCACTGAGGACGCCTCCCTGGCTCTGCACTGCCAGTATAAGGaccttctgcctcacctgggatGCTGAATTCCCCAGAGTCCATCCCCGGGGGTTCTTGAGCCTCGGTTGGGGGTGTCCCCCAGATATGTGTAATACCTTTGCCCAGGCAGTTGgggccccctccctcctccatgcACACAACGCTGCTCGCACCTGCTCCGGAAGCCCTCCCTGGTCTCTGCCCTTATGTATCCCTGGAACAGCCTGTCTTGTTAGTTACATCAGTCTTCCCAGTTGACGGGGGCTTCCACAGAGCCTCCTGGTGGGACAGGCCTCCTGGGTGGTGCTGGGATTTCTTACCCAGCTTATCCTTGCCCATGCTTGTGATCTCCctggggagaggtggggagggggaagcCACAGCATTCTGGAATCCAAAGGGACTTGTCTGTTGCCTCTCGGCCCCATCTTTGAGGAATGAGAGAAAGGGGCAGTGCAGCCTAATGGTCAGGCGTATGGGTCCTGGGGCCAGAGAGCCTGAACTGGAATCCTGGCTCTGCGACTGACTGTGCCATCTCGGGCTGGTTACCTAATTTCTCTGAGTTTTCATCATGGAAAGGGGATGCCAACAGCACCTCCTGCTAAGTGCTGCGGGCTGCGGCCAGACACCAGCACTCACTGAAGTGCAAGGccctcctctctgggcctctcccCTCTCTGCTACTGC of the Sciurus carolinensis chromosome 11, mSciCar1.2, whole genome shotgun sequence genome contains:
- the Rhod gene encoding rho-related GTP-binding protein RhoD; this translates as MKAAQATGEDAPPGVRSVKVVLVGDGGCGKTSLLMVFADGAFPESYTPTVFERYSVHLQVKGKPVHLQVWDTAGQDDYDRLRPLFYPDASVLLLCFDVTSPNSFDNIFNRWYPEVTHFCKGVPVIVVGCKTDLRKDKALVNKLRKTGSEPVTYHRGQEMARSVGAVVYLECSARLHDNVHSVFQEAAEVALSSRSRNFWRRITQSFCVVI